Proteins found in one Chloroflexota bacterium genomic segment:
- a CDS encoding zinc ribbon domain-containing protein — MTCSRCGAPLPRPDIRFCTSCGAPVGQQPGGGAAGGGSQPPQQPGDPGGGYPPQPPYPPRHPGYPPGQGPAPGGQYPPPYGQPRYGPAPYGGPPSPPAGGNPKLGLFIGIVVVLLVLLGGTAFWLLTQTSGSPLSIGRAEPTQTPTPTVVPTPTRQPGIGINIPGPQGTPTPINIPLPIPGLGASGTPGTPGLPITIPGLNGTPGLPAIPGASGTAPPNAKLTADGARQKVKESISNCRLLQTEVEASQVTFEAPTWTVRLPLTGTSWKVDDATGTVTPDERAAERARNCRI, encoded by the coding sequence ATGACGTGCAGCCGTTGCGGAGCGCCGCTGCCCCGTCCGGACATCCGATTCTGCACCAGTTGCGGCGCGCCGGTCGGGCAGCAGCCCGGTGGGGGCGCCGCCGGCGGTGGGTCTCAGCCGCCCCAGCAGCCGGGCGACCCTGGCGGCGGCTATCCGCCTCAGCCGCCGTACCCGCCGCGGCATCCTGGCTATCCACCCGGCCAGGGACCGGCGCCGGGCGGTCAGTACCCGCCGCCGTATGGGCAGCCGCGGTACGGACCGGCGCCGTACGGTGGGCCGCCGTCGCCCCCAGCCGGCGGCAACCCGAAGCTGGGCCTGTTCATCGGCATCGTCGTGGTGCTGCTGGTGCTGCTCGGCGGGACCGCCTTCTGGCTGCTGACCCAGACCAGCGGCTCACCGCTGTCGATTGGCCGCGCCGAGCCGACCCAGACGCCCACGCCAACAGTCGTGCCGACGCCGACCCGCCAGCCCGGCATCGGGATCAACATCCCCGGGCCGCAAGGGACACCGACGCCGATCAACATCCCGCTGCCGATCCCGGGCCTGGGCGCGAGTGGGACTCCCGGCACGCCGGGCTTGCCGATCACCATTCCCGGCCTGAACGGCACGCCCGGCCTGCCAGCCATCCCTGGTGCCAGCGGCACCGCCCCGCCGAACGCCAAACTGACCGCTGACGGGGCCCGCCAGAAGGTCAAAGAGTCGATCAGCAACTGCCGGCTGCTCCAGACCGAGGTCGAAGCGTCCCAGGTAACGTTCGAGGCCCCGACCTGGACAGTCCGTCTGCCGCTGACCGGCACGTCCTGGAAGGTGGACGACGCGACCGGCACCGTCACGCCCGACGAGCGGGCGGCCGAGCGTGCCCGCAACTGCCGCATCTAG
- a CDS encoding PD40 domain-containing protein: MTWANRSPGGAPASTGSASLLLAVQQTRRRFLRGLSAVGAAAALWSAAPSTAGRALAAESFTGLLAVPRARDIVLVRPTGDDDRTVLSLQVGEFVADVALSPDSSRVAYGMFTARTGDGPGGSDIVITTTAPGGERIVVAPRDRPGMLLAAPYWAPDGSGLLFEAVGLGANNLPSISAEWIDADGSGRRTVVTQARYPSISPDGQKVVYTLARQTGDALYEQPLAGGEAREIIPEGQFLVIAYPRYSPDGSQIAFAGVADSAPTGLPPRPLTPSPTVPKLLPSLDRWRGVAAHGFPAEPWLVPAAGGEARQLAPLPVDDAAIAWSPDGSALASSGANGIFLIGAADGSVRRISENGSFGAIDWR; encoded by the coding sequence ATGACGTGGGCGAACCGTTCGCCGGGCGGCGCGCCGGCCTCGACGGGCAGCGCGTCCCTCCTGCTCGCCGTGCAGCAGACCCGACGGCGCTTCCTGCGCGGTCTGAGCGCCGTTGGCGCGGCGGCGGCGCTCTGGTCGGCCGCTCCGTCGACGGCAGGGCGCGCGCTGGCCGCAGAATCGTTCACCGGCCTGCTGGCGGTCCCACGCGCCCGCGACATCGTGCTGGTGCGTCCGACCGGCGACGACGACCGGACGGTCCTCTCGCTGCAGGTCGGCGAGTTCGTGGCCGATGTAGCCCTGTCGCCGGACAGTTCGCGCGTCGCCTACGGCATGTTCACGGCGCGGACGGGTGACGGCCCTGGCGGCTCGGACATCGTCATCACGACGACCGCACCTGGCGGTGAGCGCATCGTCGTGGCCCCGCGCGACCGTCCCGGCATGCTGCTCGCTGCGCCGTACTGGGCGCCCGACGGCAGCGGGCTGCTGTTCGAGGCGGTGGGCCTGGGGGCGAACAATCTGCCCTCGATCAGCGCCGAGTGGATCGACGCCGACGGCAGCGGACGGCGGACCGTGGTGACGCAGGCCCGCTATCCGAGCATCTCGCCAGATGGCCAGAAGGTCGTCTACACGCTGGCGCGGCAGACCGGCGACGCCCTCTACGAGCAACCGCTGGCCGGCGGCGAGGCCCGCGAGATCATCCCAGAGGGGCAGTTCCTGGTGATCGCCTATCCACGCTACAGCCCGGACGGTTCGCAGATCGCCTTCGCGGGCGTGGCGGACTCGGCTCCCACGGGATTGCCGCCTCGGCCGCTCACGCCCTCACCAACGGTGCCGAAACTGCTTCCGAGCCTGGACCGTTGGCGGGGCGTCGCGGCGCACGGCTTCCCGGCCGAACCGTGGCTCGTCCCCGCTGCCGGCGGCGAGGCCCGACAACTGGCCCCGCTGCCGGTGGACGATGCCGCCATCGCGTGGTCGCCGGATGGCTCGGCGCTGGCGAGCAGCGGGGCGAACGGCATCTTCCTGATCGGGGCGGCTGACGGGAGCGTGCGGCGGATCAGCGAGAACGGCAGCTTCGGGGCCATCGACTGGCGCTGA
- a CDS encoding ribonuclease Z, giving the protein MIDALLLGTSGTLPLPDRPLSALLVRVGPQMILFDCGEGTQVSMRRAGWGFKALSAICLSHLHADHVAGLTGLLLTLGHAGRREPLDIFGPVGTRIVVAGLRVVAPYLPYEVRVHELAEQHRIPWNGARLSSLPVDHAVPCLAFRIDLPRSRRFDPEKARTLGVPIEDWKRLQQGETVRVGGTEVTPEQVLGPKRRGLSVAYVTDTRPTPRMPSFLADVDLLTIEGTYGDPADAANAVENKHLLFSEAAEIGLLAGARRVWLTHFSAKMLHPERFAHEATSVYEPTVVGYEGLKTSLRFDDNDA; this is encoded by the coding sequence ATGATCGACGCGCTCCTTCTCGGGACGTCCGGCACCCTTCCATTGCCGGACCGGCCGTTGTCGGCCCTGCTCGTTCGGGTCGGGCCGCAGATGATCCTGTTCGACTGTGGCGAGGGTACGCAAGTCAGTATGCGGCGTGCCGGCTGGGGCTTCAAAGCGCTGTCGGCGATCTGCCTCAGCCACCTGCACGCCGACCACGTTGCCGGCCTGACCGGGCTGCTGCTGACGCTGGGCCACGCTGGCCGCCGTGAGCCGCTCGACATTTTCGGGCCGGTCGGCACGCGGATCGTCGTCGCCGGGCTGCGGGTCGTCGCGCCGTACTTGCCATACGAGGTCCGCGTCCACGAGCTGGCCGAGCAGCACCGCATCCCCTGGAACGGCGCTCGTCTCTCCAGCCTGCCCGTCGATCACGCCGTGCCTTGCCTGGCCTTCCGGATCGATCTGCCGCGCAGCCGCCGATTCGATCCAGAGAAGGCGCGGACCCTCGGCGTGCCCATCGAGGACTGGAAGCGTCTCCAGCAGGGCGAGACGGTCCGTGTGGGCGGCACGGAGGTCACGCCAGAGCAGGTGCTCGGGCCGAAACGGCGCGGCCTGAGCGTCGCCTATGTCACCGATACCCGCCCGACGCCGAGGATGCCGAGCTTTCTCGCCGACGTGGACTTGCTGACCATCGAGGGCACCTACGGAGACCCGGCCGACGCGGCGAACGCCGTCGAGAACAAGCACCTGCTGTTCTCCGAGGCCGCCGAGATCGGGCTGCTGGCCGGCGCGCGGCGGGTCTGGCTGACCCACTTCAGCGCCAAGATGCTGCATCCCGAGCGCTTCGCTCACGAGGCGACCAGTGTCTACGAGCCGACCGTCGTCGGCTATGAGGGCCTCAAGACCTCGTTGCGGTTCGACGACAACGACGCATAG
- a CDS encoding enoyl-CoA hydratase/isomerase family protein: MAYEFVLSEREGPVGIVTINRPQQLNALSSAVLTELASALEAHDADPEVRVLILTGGTEVFAAGADLKEFASQSLVQMLASNRIALFDRIRTIGKPIIAAVSGYALGGGCEVAMLCDMIVASETARFGQPEISVGLMPGAGGTQRLTRTIGKAKAMEMVLTGAPIDAETAERLGLVNRVVPKDALLDEAKSLALKIAAKPPISVKLTKQAVLKAFELPLSEAVDHERKLFHLLFGTEDAYEGMNAFIEKRKPTFNGR, translated from the coding sequence ATGGCCTACGAGTTCGTTCTCTCCGAGCGCGAGGGACCGGTCGGCATCGTCACGATCAATCGGCCCCAACAGTTGAACGCGCTCAGCTCGGCCGTCCTCACCGAGCTGGCTTCGGCGCTCGAGGCGCATGACGCTGATCCCGAGGTGCGCGTCCTGATCCTGACCGGTGGCACGGAGGTTTTCGCGGCCGGAGCGGACCTCAAGGAGTTCGCGTCGCAGTCGCTGGTGCAGATGCTGGCGAGCAACCGCATCGCCCTCTTCGACCGCATCCGTACGATTGGCAAGCCGATCATCGCGGCGGTCAGCGGGTACGCCCTGGGCGGCGGCTGCGAGGTCGCGATGCTCTGCGACATGATCGTCGCCTCGGAGACGGCGCGATTCGGGCAGCCCGAGATCAGCGTCGGGTTGATGCCCGGGGCCGGCGGCACGCAGCGCCTGACCCGGACGATCGGCAAGGCGAAGGCGATGGAGATGGTGCTGACCGGCGCGCCCATCGACGCCGAGACGGCCGAGCGGCTCGGGCTGGTCAACCGGGTCGTGCCGAAGGATGCGCTGCTGGACGAGGCGAAGTCGTTGGCGCTGAAGATCGCCGCGAAGCCGCCGATCTCGGTCAAGCTCACCAAGCAGGCCGTGCTCAAAGCGTTCGAGCTGCCCCTCTCCGAGGCCGTAGACCACGAGCGCAAGCTGTTCCACCTGCTGTTCGGCACCGAGGACGCCTACGAGGGCATGAACGCCTTCATCGAGAAGCGCAAGCCGACCTTCAACGGGCGGTAG